In Bacteroides cellulosilyticus, the genomic stretch GCATATCCCACACTGCGCAGCCTTTAATTTTCAATTTTCAACTTTCAATTTCTACCGCCTCCGGCGGTAGACTCATCCCAGCGGATTCTCGTCCAAATTTCCGCCGCCACCTTCTCCGCTGCCGCCGGAAGAAGAGCCGCCCTCCTTATCTTCCGGCTTTTCCAAGGCGAAGCTCACGTTTGCCAAGCTTCTGGTGGTGGCATTGGTGCCGTTCACCAATCTCAGCGCCTTATCCGGAACAAAGCGGATATTCACCTTCTTGATATTCCTCACCGTACAATCCTCCGACTTCGCCACTCCCGGACAACTGAAGGTCATGTGGAATGTCCCCAACTGATCCAGCTTCACCTTATTGCCATCGGCAAGGCTCTGCTGAATCTCTTCCATAATAGCCTCGAACACGTGCTTCACATCTCCC encodes the following:
- a CDS encoding HU family DNA-binding protein — encoded protein: MDVTVERYLRRKIMTDVNSPKFFYLRQKPGTCKTVDTDTLAAAVQKSCAMTKGDVKHVFEAIMEEIQQSLADGNKVKLDQLGTFHMTFSCPGVAKSEDCTVRNIKKVNIRFVPDKALRLVNGTNATTRSLANVSFALEKPEDKEGGSSSGGSGEGGGGNLDENPLG